The genome window AAAGATATTCAAGACAAATGACAAGAAATCGTCCATCTATAGTTCGTCCAATAGATGTTCCAAGTCCATGAATGCCAGCATACTTATTTACTAAGCCTTCTTTATCATAAGACTCTATTGCTTTGACACTGTCCAGGGTCTTGCAAACGATTGCCAACATCTTATTCGTCCCCAAGTACTCCGACAGATGCCTTGCACAGAGAAGATTGTAGTGTAGTTTTGAAATAttcaataaaacaaatataccaACATTTCAATCATTCCACTGCTAAATAAAGAGTGAAGTCTTATACAACTTCACTAGACCATGTCTGATATCATGTAGCATCAGTGTAAGATGTAGAATCGTTACTATCTGCTCATTGcttatacaaaattatttacAATAACGTGCTTAGTCTGCTCTAGTAGCTTCCCTTGACTGTTCTACCTCTCCTAAACATTCTTTTTGTAAGGAGGATAAAATTTTGGGTGTTAAAGTGGGACTGTGGGGAAGAGGCTTATATAGAATGAACGTACCTACTGATAAGAGATTGACGCAATTTATCACTAGATACAAATAAAAAGTAGGAACCTGCTTGCCCGGGAAATCAGAAAAACTTAAAACCCACAGAACTTGGTTGAATATATAGGATGACACATAAGCTATAATTGAATATcaataatataaacttaaacaTTATTCTTACCTGCTAAGAGTATCATCATCTATCTTTCCAAGGGATGCAACAATCCCAAGCACTCCCTTAATTAATGGAAGTTGAGACCCCTGAGTATGGTGAGTCTTTAGCTGACACACAATTCCAGCTGCAGAATTTGTATGCTTTAGATTATGTTGAATCATCTCTACATCACTCTTGGTTTTGGAAAGGTTGTCTCTCTCCGCCATTAGTCCATCTGAAGAATGATACTTGCCAAGAGTAACTGAATGTACATTTAGTGGAGGTTATACAAAAACACTGATCGAGACAATTAAATACGATTGTACTGCATACActgcaaataattattttcctaAATCGATCTCTTTGGTTAAGGGATCTTTTTTGTAGAGTTAGAAATAAAGTTGTACCAGACTACCAGTTATCATTTTCAGAAAGAGATAATTGATTTTGTTATTGGTAGTTGAATATTAAGAAAAAGCTTAAAGATTCCAGGTTAGTATCACTAAGATGAAAAAGTATAATTCGTTAAAAGACACGTAGTGtggcaaaaaaagaagaagaagaagacatgTATAATATATAGGCAGTAGATATGATCATATGAATGGAGTTTCAGATATGGATATGCAGAGCTATCTATGCATACTCTTCTATTAGCTAAAGGTACATATACTCCCAAAAGAATTTGTTAGATATTACATGTTATTTCTGAGAATCAGGCGGAAAAATTCTGACTTCTTTCTTCAAACTATGATAAATTGATAATGAAGAGATAATTTCATGCTGACACTGGAACTCGGTAAATggtaataaaaaattacaacatACCTTGCAAATCAAGAATGGTATCATTTATTAGGTTTTCCTGtctctttaaaaaattaatattgtcttcatgttttttgatttttagaccTTCCTGTTTCAAGGCATCCTGTAGTTTCTGCAAAACCGAACATAACAGAGATTCAATCATCAATAACAGACAAAAGCACACATACATAGACAGTGATAGTTGAAGATAGCATAGTGAACTCAGATGTTCATCATTACCTTGGAAGCATCAACAACTGATTCCTTCTGTGAGAGTGTCCCATTTTCCAGTTCACGCCTTTCAGTAATAGCACACTCATCTTCGTCCACGAGTACTAATGCCAATGAATTTTGGGCAGCGGAGGCATTTATCTGTTGCCAAAAAACGATCACGTATCTAATTAATATACAATTAGAAGATACAAAATGATCAGTGAAGGATCAAATTGACATAATCCGAGATTatggcctttttttttttggaagaaAATTTGGCAGAGGCATTCCGGCAGTCCAGGATTCAGTCCGCTAGGCTTGATTGTCAAACGTCAACTCGTCAAGGTAAGCAAGTTTTTCTGACAAGCAGGCAGAATGGCAGACACATGCAGTTCACACAAATAATATGCACACATACATAGACCTGATGAAACAACCCAACAATAGAAATGGGACACACGtcttaattaagcataaaacaCTAAAAAGGAAAGAAACTAATAGTGCTTTGAAGTTTCATGGAACAATGTCACCACCGACATGTCAATCATATGTAATATTATCGGAATGTTGTCAGTATGACATGGCACACCACAGTGTAGCCTAACAGGTAGAAATTATGATTTAGAATCACACCCTGGTGTACAAGACACGTTACTCACCTCAAACATGTGAAGTATCCTAATATTGGCTTAAGTGTATCGTCTATAGTCCAAACACTACAATATTAGGCACACACAGTTACGTGCCTCAGAATTTAGCACGTGGCAACAAACCCTAGCTTTCCATTTACAAATCCAACGATCAATTCACACATTGTTTATTAAAAACTAAAGAAGACCTACCCAACTATGTGCATATGGTGGAACCCTTCGGAATAAGTTAAACTTTCATTTCGAAACTCAAATTTTCCCTAATAATGAGCTTCAGAAACTGCATATATACTGTATACGCACCAAAACCCCCACTCTTATTCACAGAAACAGCCAGAGCAGGGTTGCACCTGCATACTATATCTGGTTTGGTTGCAATAAAAGCCCTCCCCAAGTTTCACAAAGTGTACATTAATAATACAACATCACTACCAATTAAATCTACCAAATTTCTGAATTCTTCAAATAACAAAACAGCAAACATATATTAGTAACAGCCTGTGAGTGGCTGTGACACATACAAATCGCAAGAAGACCTAAAATTATCAAGAAAGATCAAAGCATTATAGCATAAAATCACTGTTTAGTACAAGAAAATATGAAGTTCATATACAAAAACAGATAAAGAATCAAATTTACGAAGTTTCTGATTTAGCAAATCAAGAAAACAGCAAACAAAAATCACTGTCAAATACAACCCAATAAAGTCCAAGTATTATCAAAAAAGATCAAAGCTTTATAGCATTAAACCATTTTTTATTAGAAGTAAACATGCAACTTGCATACAAAACCACATAAAGAGTCCGATCAACCCCAGTTTTCAATTTGCCAAACAGAAACAAATCAAAAAACAAACATCACTATCCACTGAAACATACAAATCAAAACCCcaaaattaacaacaaagaTCAAAACTTTATAGCATAAAACCATTGAAACATACAAATCACAGGAACCCCAAAATTGACAATAAAGATCAAAACTTTATAGCATAATACCACAGTTCAGACAAGAAAACATGAAATACATAAACAAAAACACATAAAGAATCGAAAAATAGCAAATGTGTATACCTGCTCGTTATTAGAGGGGTTGTCCATGATGTTTTCAACTGATTGAGACAAGCTAATAACACAAGTAGAAACCTGGGAGAGTGGTACCCAGATAGAAAAGGTTGCAAGTGAGGGAGATTTGAGGGTGTCAAGTACAGGCTCTATTACACTCTGCAGTAGATGTTTTTCGGCTGGTAACAACGGTGAGTGTTAAAGAGAAATATTTTGAGATTATTGCAAGCTGTCCACCAATTCTGAGAGTGTGCTCTAAACAAAATAAtgtaaaattgaatatttgtttACCTTTttagggagaaaaagaaaaggaatataagatacaaattttcagaaaagggAATAAAATGATTATTTGGTATGTGTATATTTTGGAATACTTTTTTATGACGGTTGTTTTATATATTGGCtgagtaaaattattattattatatatatatatatattatgaatcataattttgataaattaataaaaaaattattactttatatctgaaaatataaatatatatttaatattgataaataaaaaaattgttacattaatatatattattaatattaaaatttaaggaTAAAAAGTTTTAACTTCgtactttttgaaaaaattgcaTAATTCTTAAAAGAAGAGTCGCTGGAACTATTTTTTCACatcttcaatttaaatttttaaagtgcTTGTTGATTGAATAAGCCAGATGCTCTTGTTCTCTGGACCCTTATGTTTTTCAACAAGGCTTCTGATGTTCCCTTGGGCTAGGCCCAGAAGTCTTCAATTGAAACTGCATGTTGTTTGAGTGAGCCAGATGCTTTTATTCTCTACCGGGCTCTTATGTTTTAATTTCATAAGACTTCTGATGCTTTCTTGGATTAGGCCCAAAAGTCTTCACTTTAAAATACTTGTTGTTTGAATAAGCCGCTCTTATTGTGGTGGGCctttagttttaatttaataaGGCCTGTAGTGCTTTCTTGGGCTAGCCCCAAAAGTAACGATGGTTGGGTTAGCCCCAGATGTAGTTCTCTATGtataaattattactccctccgttacTTTTTATTAGTCGATTACGTAATTTAAGGCGGCCAAAAAACACACTTCTAcgcattatttttcaaattttctttttctaaataaaagtttaagatttatatttttattcagaaaaggaaaatttgaaaaataatgtgtagagctatattttttttacacctcaaaatacATACAAAAAGTCAAAACAACTAATATATAGGAAGAGAGgaagtattattatttttttctataaatattaaaaaaattcaaaagaataaagatttaaaataCTTTATAAAACTATTTTCtgtaaaaatcttaaaatgccCCATATAAAACAACTCAAGAGACAGAGTTAAAAAGATCCCCATATCTAATGATCAATGCTTCAtgtatactagcctttaaccccgtgcaaagcacggacgGGTATgtgattcgtaatttattaattataatttatttcttaacaccattttattagtattttagtattaatgaattggattttagttaaattatattaaccaactgattatatcttctaacggaaatttagctttcacaatttattttctatctataaatattttcctgatattaatatgtgacagtttattattcaatttaaatcaaaattttcatatatcatatatcttcatatattacgtaatggttcgtgtttgtaataaaataggacacgttagagttaaatttcgagtagaatacgttataattaaaaagtagcgtctctaattatttatatgtattttaaacaaaagatattcaaaattgtatatttataattagttatacatttatctataagtaatttttaatattaatttatgttattaacagtagtttcaccttttttcaactaattataaattatatttaaaaagatattaatatacataacgagtgtttttagtatatgaaactgtttaatagatatctattcgtagacttttagttttagaggagagtaccaaaccaaaatattgtacgactacaaattatacccatgttggctttttatagtatagtatagtatagatgtacCGCAGCAAGTTGCAAAAAGCTGGCTCATCACCTGGATCTTAACCCATCAATCAAGTTTATTCTTCTGTACAAAATACATGATTTCAACTGGGAAAAGCATGAATTATAACTATGAGCTCCAAAAAATTTGAGTATCACTGCAAAAGACCAGCACAGAAGGTGCAGTACAGTCAGCTGGGAGAGTTTGATGCAACTTCATTGAAATATCGCAGCAACGGGCCCTTCTGATCTAAGAATTTCGTATACTTGTCTCTGTATTTTTCGTACTTTTTCATGTTCTGCTCATACATTTCGTTTTCTTTGTCGAGCTTGTCAACTGTAGTCCTCAACATGGATTTCTTTGCATCGATCAGGCGTTGGATGCGCTGGTTATTTGTCTTGGCTGAACGACGATACTGGCTTTTCGATGCAACAGGAAAGTGGATAGAGGGTTCCCTGGAGAAACAGAAAGTACTATACCACGTCAAGATTGAAAAACACTAGTCTGGTGGCACAATTCTGACGAGAGCCGAAAAAAGTAAGGATTTTGGCAAAGCATAACTGAAATCTGATGAAAACATGCACAGAAAAATTGGAAAACGATTGTCTTACCTACGTCCTAGAGAAATAACTCCATTTCCTCTGATGATGCCTCCGTCCAATGAAACTGCACCGTGCTGAATGCAAGATTTTTCTAGTGCCTTTCTCATGCTTTCCCTGGTTTTATAGACTTGGACCTCGCCTAAAAGATGATAGAACAAGGTCTCCCGAAGACCTTTACCACCACAAGTCCTTGTGTACAGCTGATGGGCATCCAAATATATCATATTGATTGCATAACCTATAAACCCCGGTGGACAATTTCCATTTGTCAATGTAGGATTGGGCAACAGAAGCATCCTCTGGGGATCGCCACTGTCATAATCCCCTTGATATGGCCTGTCAGACAACACGATGCAATTCAAGATATTCACATTAAGACAATATGTACTTTTGAATGCTAAGCAGGTTCTAACGACTATGTTACTAGAAGTAAACTATGTACTAGTAGGTTACACTTGGAAAATTCACAACTGAGGAAGAAAAATTTAATCAGGTAACAGAAAGTACTGCGTCAGTCTCAGTGGTACCTTGTATCTTCAAGACAGATAACAGAATAACGACCATCCAAAGATATACCGTACTCAGAAGCCAGTGCTTGAAGACCAGTGGAACCCTTCACACTTCCATCTACATCACATGTTTCAAGATTGTAAGCCGCTTTAAGAGATTTACACACGACTCCAAGCATTTGCTCCTCACCCAGAAACTCTGCCAAAATCCTATGTCAAGGAAAACATAGAAGCTTATACACAGGCTTCCTATTTGCATGTTCATTAAAGCGAAATTTATTGGTAAAAAGAGACCTTCCAAGTTCATTGGTTTCAACATTTCCAAGAAGTGCAACGACGCCTATAATATCTTTTGAAAAATCATAAGTTCTCTTGTTCCTTGATAATTTGCAGACGACCGAAGCAGCTGTGTGACTTAATTCAATCTCTTTCAGCATTCTCTCCTTATCTGGTGAATAACTTGAGTCACCATCAGAGATGGCATCCAATGAAGCTGAATTTTAAAAACCATTTAGTTTAACTTTTCTATATCATGTGAATAAATAGCTGAGAATACATAAATCATGcacaaaaaacaaaatcatcaaatggATTTTCACAAACTAGTAAATCAGTTAAATGCCTTCCCATTAAGCACATAATAAAGAGTGACTAATTCTACGTTAAGTTGGAGAGAATGGAACTATGAAGGAACTGTATGAAAAGATCTGAAAATTTTCAAAGGTAAAGTAAAGACGCGGGAATGAAGAGGGTAGAAAACAATCAAGTTCAGATTTTCGTGTTGAAGTTTGGTAGTTGGATGGAGAATGAAACTTATGAATATTATCCTAATTCCTCTAACATTGTACAAAAACTTTCCAATTAATTAgccaaaacaaatatttacatTCCATTTCCTCCCAATTTCATTCACACAAACACAACATATAAGTTGTGGCACTTTACCTTGCATTTTGGCCAGGCTTTGCTCAAATTCCACTCGCTGGCTATGGAGCATTTCAATAGTTTTTTCATGCTCTCCAATGTACGTTCCATACTCCACAATCTTGTCCTTAAGTTCCTGCAAAGCGAGAGGCACACCTCAAACACAGAAAAGACTTGCTAAGATAGTAGAAGTCCGACTATAAGATAAACATATCATCATAATAGAATATTAATAAGACATATACTCATGTGGTTCCTTAGAAGGCTTGGAGGTGATATAAGATATCCATTGACATTCTTAAATAAAGAGAACATATAACATATACAATCACTACCATCCCTTTTGAGTTTCCGTTCTTGTTCACATTAATAAAAGAATCACGCACAGTTTCACCTATACATGGCACCTTACCTTTTGTTCATTGTAAAGGCTTCCAGCTATGTTTTTTATGCCCTTGGCAGATTCCGGGCTTTTTACCAGCATTATCGATCTATCGTCATGCTGAAGTTTTGGAGTTTCCAAATTGGATGACTTCTCAAGGAATAAATTATCTTTATCAGTACAATGAGGCTGGCTACTGTCATACACAATTTCAGGAGCTTTCTCTACAAGCACCTACAGAAAGATGACAGCTATCAGTATTGGGTTCATGATTATGTTAACAAATTTGCAAGAAAGAATTTGCAGACCGTTATGGTCATGTTAAGCTTCGGGTAGCGAGAATGTGCAGCAAGAAAGGAGAAACTTCCTTCTATCTGAGGAAGCGGAATAGCACGAACAGTGCAGCAGCCATGACGAAAGCTATATTTCACAGAATCGTCGATATCTGTGGAGTCAGACTTCAATATTAGAGCATGGGACATATCACCCTTCTCATTATCGTTTATTGTTTCGTCGATAACACCATCAGATTTGACAATTTCAAACACAACATTTTCCAGTTGAGAGCCAGCAAAACACTTCTCAGGTATCTGCGTACAAAAGATAAGGTAGATCAAGTAGGTTTAGAGAACTCTCCAAATATATACCAAATATCTTTAAGTAAATGGTAAAAATGTAAATGGAAAAACATAAAAGATTAAGAAAGACAAGCTACTACCTCAGTTGCAACTCTTATCATCCTTTTCTCAGTTTGGGACTTCTCGCTAAAGACAGTTTTTGCATTCGATAAGACAGAAAGTGACACTGTAGAGATAAAGACATCAATTGACTATGAAGTATAAATTTGCAAACATAATCTGCGATAAGTTAGATTTTAAGAAAGAATCTTAAATGAATATACAGATGATCAATAGCACCTTATTCCCTCAAATAAATTTACATAGAATATTCAAACGTGGTTCGTGAGTATTTGGGTCTTGTAGGAAAAATACATGCATCAGTATAGCACATGGGTCCGGGTCCCTAACATACAAATGTCAGGGCATGCTATCGGCAGAAAAAAAAAACCGCCGGATGACTTAACCCTAAGTTTTTATGCATATGCAGGGACATTACAGTGTCATCCAGCGGAAAACAGTCTCATTTTAGGATTTCTCTTATCCAgcatttgtaatttttaagCACTGTAGAAAAATAACTAAATGTGTTGGGATGAACGCAAAGGAAAAGGTAAGAATTATCTAAAGGAAGAACAAGCAATTACTGATATAGAGAAACAAATCATGCTTTATTGATGATGTACAGAGGAGGCCAAGCATACCAGTTTCCGAATAACCTGTCGAAACTTTCAACAGACCACTAAGATCAATACACCCACGATTATCCACCTGTGCCGAGACAGTAGtactcattaaaaaaaaatcagattgcTCGAGAGAATTTAGAACACAATAGAAGTAAAGTAAACAAAAACAGTAAAACAAAAGCACAAGCTTGCACTGTTATTGTTTTATAGTATTATGATACAAAAGTCTTAGTGTTCCATTTTTCGGTATAATATGTTAGTACTAGTACTGTCAATAACCATAAAAAATCACACTCACATTCAGTCACTAATGGAAGTACAAACAAGTTTTTGGCAAATATTAGCACTGTTTTAAGTAGTTCTCATATGAATAGGTAAATAAACTAGAAAGTAACAAAAAAGATCAGTGGCAGGACTCACCTGTATTCTCTTTGTTTTATGTTGAAAACAAAACCCGACCATATCCAACAACATTTCCGTATCTTGTTTAACGTGATTACCATATACATCGAAGACCTATCAGAAAACTTCATATTagatatgtaaaataaataaattgagtaCGATGctccataaataaaaataaacaataaatactGAACATGAAAAATAATTCGCTAAAAGATAGAATTAACTATTAAGAGATAAAATAATCTTGACATGTGGGATTCTAGGGAAGGATGATAAATATTGTATGTCATTAATGAACAACATTTCATAAATGTCAACTGATTTTTGGTCTTAATCTCAATTACCTCCAGTTCAAGATCTTGAATAACATTTCCTGGAAGTAGCTGCTTCATAAAATCTTTTGGCTTAGCAATAAGATGGTGTATTGATCCTGGAATAACTGATGAAAATGATAAAGTTAGGTCCACCGAGAAGTTGAGTAAATACTTTTAAGGTCGATAACATAAGCAAGGAAATATATGAAAAGTTATATAACATTGGTTTAAAGAGACACCTTGGCAGGGAATGATTACGCAAAAGGGTTCATCTTCTGAGTATAAAATTAGTTTAGCTTCGTAGCTTGGACGTATGAAGTCCAGATTATGACTTTCAACCAGTAAGTTCTACAGGTTAATTTGTGAACAACGTTAGAGCGGATAGAAGCTATCTACAAAAGTGGACAAGAAATTGTGAAAAGAATAGTACCTCTACTGTGAGAActgaatttttggatgaaatattttgatttaactTTTCAGATTGAAACAGGACAATCTCTTTTGTTAAAACTTTGGCCATCACTTTAGGGACATGTGAAAATGAAGTGCGGTTTCCATACTTATCATAGCATGCAATCGAAATTGGGGGGAAAAAAGAACCAACCCTGAaagaacaaattattaatttaattcacAGATTTgcccaaatatgaaaaatattcagGATTACTACCGATGGAAACTATCTTACCTAACACTGAGTTTTGCACATTGTGTATCACTTACAAACCCCCAACTATCAACCTGGGGCAGTGCCTTAACCGTTACGCCTTTAACAAACCTCCTAAAGTTTGAGTCTTCCTGGAGAGTCTCAAAGCCAAGACATAAAAGGTCAGATGTGGGACATGATACATGCAGTATTACAAATAACATAGAATAAAGGAATAAACAGTAACTGGAATCTCAGTATTACTTACAATGTGAAAAGTAAATGTATATTCCCCAGCTTTTTCAAATATCAGTCTGGGTTTCACTGGGAATATATACAGACCCCGAAACCCATTACGTGTTGAAGGTGGGGTACGAATAGAACAAATATGGTTATTTTCTTGTAGATTCTTATCTTGGGAATTTAGTTTGATTTCTAGAACCATATCAAGGACTGTCAGTGCAATATGCTTCTGATCCAAATTTTCAGACACCAATTCAGAACTAAAAGAGGCAGGGcgtacaactgcaatgacttcaTCAGGAGCAGCATGACCGGCAAATACAGGAGTATCGAAAGGCAACGACTGCATCATATTACAAATAGGTGATTATTGCAGTAGAAACTGTATACAACTAGTAAAACAGGATATGCCAAGAAACAAAGCTGAAGATCATGTCCCAATGTCATTGCAGAGGTATATCCAAATGTTATATGCATTAAAAACACAATGACTATGAGACTAACCTCTTCAACTTCAAGTTCTTCACAATGACGGGCACAGAGTATATCGATTGAGGAGGGAATTTTATGCTGCAGCTTTTCAAGTTGTAAACTCCACTCGGCAGATTCAACAGAAAGACACTAGTGTGAACAAATTCAATCAAATTAATCCCCCCAATTTTATAGAATCAGTAGGACTTCATATTTAAGAAACTAAGCAAAATGTAACATGACTagtaagaatttaaatatcCAACCTTTCCAGAATCAATAATATTGATGGGCAAGGATTTGGATTCACGGATATCTATACTTGGATTTCCTTTTTCATTATCTATAAGAAGGCATCCCTTTTCTTCTGAGGTACCTATCTGCCTTTTTGATGTTTAAGtaataatacaaaaaaaaaaaaaaaacagagaaggAGCACCAAAAGTTaataaaaagagaaaaataagCACACTAAACAAAACTTAGTATATGAGAATCCTCTGGGGAATATCAGATACCTGCAAATAATACGAGACTCCCCTTCACGCAGAACGAACGGGAAGAAAGAAGACAAAGAAGAAAGCGATGGGTTTAGATTCTTCAAATTGATATAATTTAGGTTCTATCAATAATCTATAGTATTAATCATAAGTATACATGTCAAACAATGTACAAGTAACTCTTTCGAATACAAACAGATCAGTTTAGTAATTCAGAGTGAAGGTTTTTGCCGTTTATTACTGGCTGGTAAATTCAAGATCGTGCGGTTATGCATGTAATTTCAAAATTACTTACCACCTGCATCACCTTTAAAACCATCTAAGAGAATGTATTCTAGCACAGCATAGATATTGTTCTTGTAAAATCCTGAACACGCTCCCTTCAAAACTTTAATTTTCTGTCCCGCCTGCCAGGATTTACCCTTCCTCCTTATCATTTTATGAACCCTGACAACTGTCATATAAATTTCAGCAAAACTATAAAACTAGGACACTAAGTTTACCAAACACGGTGAATGAAAAGGGTATGTAAGGTTTCTAAACTACTAGTCCTAAATAAATTCCACAAGAGTAGTGAGCCGATACTGACAACATTATAGCTACACCACAATGGCATGTATCTTACAACTTACCATCTGAAGAAATCCCCAGCTGTTTCTTGTTTGAGGGATTAATGATGATAACAGGCTCATCCTCACCACAGTCACTCTCTTCATCATAAATATTATGCATCTCGAGAATCCACTCTTGATATTGTTTCTCCATTTGCTGAAGTGACAGTTTCTTCCCATCTTTGTAAATTTCCACATGTACATCTGAAGATTAGTCCAAGATGTGTTAATACATGAGTGACTTCAAAAATGACACTAAAACAACTTTAAGTAATCAGA of Daucus carota subsp. sativus chromosome 3, DH1 v3.0, whole genome shotgun sequence contains these proteins:
- the LOC108212061 gene encoding structural maintenance of chromosomes flexible hinge domain-containing protein GMI1 isoform X1; translated protein: MDSGSGNRGNKRASYDDSTRSKVKKMKCLDLIIYEKVYKFRVLLPNGLCLSLRVDEPATKKMPVVVFADLVKEEYDRMKKSDKIRRRSIDWDSADLCLIDISEKRFKDLILFEGYDPNKVHTLRLDDGSKGDEVYENMWDLTPDVELLRELPQEYAFETALADIIDNSLQAIWSKKKDRLISVDISEDKISIFDNGPGMDASEENSIVKWGKMGSSLHRSSRGQAIGGKPPYLKPFFGMFGYGGSVSSMHLGRHTVISSKTKYSKKVCTLYLQRDALLRSSDSDKTWQANGGLRDPSKDEMKLSPDGSFTKVEISDLKMKSLDVDLLRCKLKDIYFPYIQCDDLSTSGKTLTPIEFQVNGIDLTEVEGGEVAITNLNSCNGRPFVLQLRFTSNQDSSSQKSPGKRASQEANAQLKCLYFPVVQGKESIEKILEQLEAERCGVAENFESFSHVSIRCLGRLLPDARWAWLPFMEPKSRKADKAQIFKKCCSRVKCFIETDGGFYPTPSKTDLMHHHPCTIALKNFGSKNSEKERDVHVEIYKDGKKLSLQQMEKQYQEWILEMHNIYDEESDCGEDEPVIIINPSNKKQLGISSDVVRVHKMIRRKGKSWQAGQKIKVLKGACSGFYKNNIYAVLEYILLDGFKGDAGGESRIICRQIGTSEEKGCLLIDNEKGNPSIDIRESKSLPINIIDSGKCLSVESAEWSLQLEKLQHKIPSSIDILCARHCEELEVEESLPFDTPVFAGHAAPDEVIAVVRPASFSSELVSENLDQKHIALTVLDMVLEIKLNSQDKNLQENNHICSIRTPPSTRNGFRGLYIFPVKPRLIFEKAGEYTFTFHIEDSNFRRFVKGVTVKALPQVDSWGFVSDTQCAKLSVRVGSFFPPISIACYDKYGNRTSFSHVPKVMAKVLTKEIVLFQSEKLNQNISSKNSVLTVENLLVESHNLDFIRPSYEAKLILYSEDEPFCVIIPCQVIPGSIHHLIAKPKDFMKQLLPGNVIQDLELEVFDVYGNHVKQDTEMLLDMVGFCFQHKTKRIQVDNRGCIDLSGLLKVSTGYSETVSLSVLSNAKTVFSEKSQTEKRMIRVATEIPEKCFAGSQLENVVFEIVKSDGVIDETINDNEKGDMSHALILKSDSTDIDDSVKYSFRHGCCTVRAIPLPQIEGSFSFLAAHSRYPKLNMTITVLVEKAPEIVYDSSQPHCTDKDNLFLEKSSNLETPKLQHDDRSIMLVKSPESAKGIKNIAGSLYNEQKELKDKIVEYGTYIGEHEKTIEMLHSQRVEFEQSLAKMQASLDAISDGDSSYSPDKERMLKEIELSHTAASVVCKLSRNKRTYDFSKDIIGVVALLGNVETNELGRILAEFLGEEQMLGVVCKSLKAAYNLETCDVDGSVKGSTGLQALASEYGISLDGRYSVICLEDTRPYQGDYDSGDPQRMLLLPNPTLTNGNCPPGFIGYAINMIYLDAHQLYTRTCGGKGLRETLFYHLLGEVQVYKTRESMRKALEKSCIQHGAVSLDGGIIRGNGVISLGRREPSIHFPVASKSQYRRSAKTNNQRIQRLIDAKKSMLRTTVDKLDKENEMYEQNMKKYEKYRDKYTKFLDQKGPLLRYFNEVASNSPS